AGGGATGCCAATGCTCGAAATTCCGCTCTGAAGCTGTGTAGAATCCAATCACAGGCACGCGCCAGGAACGGGCGATATGAATTAAGGAGGTGTCCGGCGATAGAAGTAGTGAAAGGCGGCTGATTAACGCCGAGACTTCGACAATATTCATTCCCGGCGGCGGTAGATAAACTCTTTGACGCAGCTGCTCGCTCAGTTTCTTGCAGAGCTGATAATCATCGGGAGCGGCAAGCAGGAGGATATGCAGGTCGCTATATTCGGAGAGAAGCGATTGCAGCAAAGCCAGAGAACTTTCCAGAGGGAGACGTCGCGCGGGGCGTCCTCCCGACGCATTATAGCCGACCAGCCAGATTTTGCCGCTAATGCCGGTTATCTGATTGAGCAATTCATCCGCTTTCGATTGGGAGACACTGTCAATGAAGGGGGCGGCATATCGCTCCGCCTCATTCTCATCCAGCCCAAATGCGTTCAGCAGTTTCAAAGTGAAGTCAATATTATGCTCTTGACGCAAGGGATTCTCGGGATGATTATAATCGTAAAATCTGGCATGCTCCACTTTTCCCAGACTGATTCTA
This genomic stretch from Candidatus Zixiibacteriota bacterium harbors:
- a CDS encoding glycosyltransferase family 9 protein, whose translation is MTLAKRIESAIRRAALSLFSLFWRCGDASKIPVDGSKLKKVLILRPDKLGDMVITFPLIDALRRHYPHLKIYLLVSERNFPLVKDDPRIEKVYVYRKRFFRDIRTVQELRREVCDLVIDAVRNDSATTLFLAQLAVKSGIRISLGKVEHARFYDYNHPENPLRQEHNIDFTLKLLNAFGLDENEAERYAAPFIDSVSQSKADELLNQITGISGKIWLVGYNASGGRPARRLPLESSLALLQSLLSEYSDLHILLLAAPDDYQLCKKLSEQLRQRVYLPPPGMNIVEVSALISRLSLLLSPDTSLIHIARSWRVPVIGFYTASERNFEHWHPYGQREGVVFSHNEYDIHDISLPEILELFKQFRQTVVRGASN